CGCAGGTGCCGTCGAGCAACGGTGTGGTCGTCCGCGCGCGCGTCCACGACCGCAAGGGTCCGACGCTGTCGACCGAGTGGCGACGTGTCGAAGTGCGATGGACCTCTCCCGCTGGCGCGGGCGCGACACCGCTCTCCTGGTACGGGGAGTTTCTCTGGCGCGCGGTGGTCCCGACGAACGCCGGCGGTCTCCGGGTCTGCGCGGTGGACGCCGCTGGAAACGAGAGCTGCCGCCCCGTGCCGGCCTCACGATGAGGCCCGGACAACGAACTTCCTGTAGTTTAATGCCATGAAGCCCCTCGTCACGCTCTTTGCGTCCTTCGCCACTGCCGTGGCTGCATCCGCCACTCCGCTCGCGGCGCAGTCAACCGACGACTTCTTCGAATCGCGTGTGCGCCCGGTTCTGGCCAGGCAGTGCGTCGAGTGCCATTCAGAGGCGCGCACGCGCGGCCGCCTGAAACTCACGACGCGTGCCGAGCTCCTCACCGGCGGGAAGTCGGGCCCCGCCATTGTCCCCGGTGACCCCGACGCCAGCCTGCTCATCAAGGCGGTTCGGCACCAGATCGCGAAGATGGAGATGCCGCGAGATGCACCGCCCCTCTCGCCTCGCGATATCGAGGGGCTGGTGGAGTGGGTGAAAATGGGGGCGCCGTGGCCGGAGTCCGCGCCCCGTATCGTACTTGCTGCCTCCGTGTCAGCAGAAGAAGGCGGGATGACACCCGGCGCCCGAATCTTCGTCAGCAAGGTCCGCCCGGTGCTCGAACAGAAGTGTTTCGCGTGCCACACCAGCGAGGAGCGTGGGGGCCTGCGCCTCGACTCGCGCGAGCGCGTCCTCAAGGGTGGGAAGCGGGGGCCCGCGGTCATTCCCGGCAACCCCGAGCAGAGTCTCATCATCGCGGCGCTGCGCCACGAGCGCGAGGATCTGCGCATGCCCCGCAACGCGGCCAAGCTGTCGGACGCGGAAATCCAGGGGTTCGTCGAGTGGGTCCAGGCCGGCGCCGAGTGGGCGAAGACCGAGGCGCCCATCGCCATGCAGCGCCGCGCCGTCACCAAGGTGGAGCGCGAGTTCTGGTCGTTCAGCCCGCACCCGGTGATCAAGGTCCCCACGCCGGCGAAATCCGACTGGGCCAAAACCGACATCGATCGCTTCGTGCTCGCCACGCTCGAGCAGCGCGGGCTCACCCCGGCCCGTGCTGCCGATAAGCGCACGCTCATTCGCCGGGCGACGTACGACCTCATCGGGCTCCCGCCCACGAGGAAGGAGGTGGACGCCTTCCTCGCCGACACCACCGTCGTCGCGTTCAAAAAGGTCGTAGACCGGCTGCTCGCGTCCGAACAGTACGGCGAGAAATGGGGCCGGCATTGGCTCGATGTCACGCGCTACGGAGAGGACGACACCCGCGGCCTGGCACAGGACGGCTCGGGTCGGGAGCGATACCCGATGGCTCACGTGTACCGTGACTGGGTGGTTGACGCCTTCAACGCGGACATGCCGTACGACACCCTCGTGATGGCGCACCTGGCGGCGGACCAGATGCCGGAGCCGCGCCGGAAGGATCTGCTCCCGGCCCTTGGTTTCCTCGGCCAGGGCCCCTGGTACTACGACCTCGCCGATCCCCCGGTGGCGCGCGCGGACGAGCGCCACGACCGTGTGGATGTGACGACGCGCGGCTTCCTCGGGCTCACCGTCGGGTGCGCGCGCTGCCACGACCACAAGTACGACCCCATCGGCACGCACGACTACTACGCGATCGCCGGCATCTTCAACAACGCCAACTACCACGAGTATCCGATCGCCGACTCGGCTCGCGCCGACCGATTCAAGAAGGACAAGGAGTTCATCAAGAAGCTGAACGACGGCATGGGTGAGTACATGCGCACCGAGTCGGACCAGCTCGCGCGCGTGCTCACGCTCCAAGTCTCGAAGTACATGATGGCGGCGTGGCGGGTGACTGCCCGTGAGCAGCTCCCGAAGGAGCGCGCGGCCCTCGAGGCGCGCCTGGATTTGGAGACGCTGGAACGGTGGATCGACTTCCTGAACGATCCGCCCAAACACTACCCATTCTTGACCGATTGGCAGGCGATGATCGCCGCGCCGGTGGGCACGACCGACGAAGCCAAGGCCGAAGCGAAGAAGAAGGCCCAGGGGCTGGCCGATGCCTTCCAGCGCCTGCTCATCGACGTGACGGCCGAGCAGAAGAAGCTCGAGGAGAAGAACAAGAGGATCATCGCCAAGGGCACGCCGCTCGATGAGGTGAAGTCCATCCCGATGCCCAACGGCTTCGAGAGCTTCTTCGACCAGCACCAGCTCGAGCTGGCGACCATGGATCGGTCGCGCTTCAACCTGTACCTGGACGTGTTCGCCGTCGATCTCGACAACGAGCTCGACACGTTCTTCCCGAAGCCGGCGCTGCTGCGCTTCAACGGCTGGGGGCTGGAGCGGCAGCTCAGCCGCGTCTCCGCGGACTACCTCGCCTCCATGCGCGAGGAAGTGAAGCGCCTCCAGAAGGCACTGCCGGACATCCCGTTCGTGATGGGCGTGCAGGACAAGCCGAAGGAGTCGCTCGATGACATCGCGCTTCACATCCGCGGCAGCCCGCTGAGCCTTGGTGAGCGCGTACCGCGCGGCTTCCCGCTCGTGCTGCAGCCCGGCACCCCGGTGGTCTATCAGGAGGGAAGCGGCCGGCTCCAGCTCGCCCAGGACATCGCCAAGCATCCGCTCGCCGCGCGCGTGATCGTGAATCGCGTGTGGGGCTGGCACATGGGTGCGGGCATCGTGCGCACGCCCAGCAACTTCGGCTTTGCCGGCGCGCGGCCCACGAATCCCGAGTTGCTCGAGTACTTGGCCGCGCGCTTTGTCGCGAACGGACGATCCATCAAGGGATTGCACCGGGACATCATGCTGTCTTCGGTCTATCAGATGGCGTCGGACCACGACGCGAAGTCGGCGGCGATCGATCCCGAGAACCAGTACCTGTGGCGTTTCAACCGTCAGCGCCTGAGCGCCGAGGGCATCCGCGACGCGCTGCTGTCGGTGTCCGGCCAACTCGTCGACTCGATCGGCGGGCCATCGCTCGAGCTCGATGACGAGAAGAACAACCGTCGCACGCTGTACGCGAGCGTGAGCCGATTCCAGCCGAACATCTTCCTGCAGACGTTCGACTTTCCGAGCCCGAGCCTGAGCGCTGAGCGGCGGTTCGCCACCAACGTTCCGCTCCAGAGCCTGTACTTCATGAACTCCCCGTTCGTGTTGCGACAGGCCCAGGCACTGGTGAGGCGCCTCGCCGACTCGACCGCGGCGACGGTCGTTGCGCAGGACTCTGGCACAGGCGGGCCGGCGGCCCCTCGCCGCACCGCCTTGAAGCCGATGGCGACGACGTCGACGGACACGGGCGCGGCTGCCGCCGGCCCTCCGCCGCCAAAGCGATTCGACGATCGCGCGATGATACGGGCGGCCTATCCGCTGCTGTACGGACGGGAGGCGGCCGGGGAGGAGATAGAGCTCGGACTCGCGTTCCTCGCGAATCAACGCGCGTCGTTGCTGGTGAGCGAGACCGCGAAGGCCGCGGCCGAGGCGAAGAAAGCCGAGACGAAGAAGGCCGACGCCACGAAGGCAGACACCACGAAGGCCGACACCACGAAGGCCGACACCACGAAGGCCGACACCACGAAGGCCGCGGCCGAGGCAAAGAAAGACCAAGACCTGCTCGCGCGCAGAGTGTCCATGAAGGCGTGGACGCAGTACGCACGGGCGCTGTTCAGCGCGGCAGAATTCCGATTCATCGATTGAGAAGCGCTATCTAGGAGAACGGATGTCAACAGGGCACGGGCAGGGCGGGCATGACGATGGCTGCGGGGTCAATTCCCAGCCACGCACACGACGCGAGGCGCTCAGGACGATGGGCGCCGGATTTGGTATGATGGCGTTCGCGCAGATGGTGGGCGCCTCGATCGCGGAGGCGTCGAGCTCCGTGCTCTCGTCGATGGGTGAGCGGGTGATCAAGCCCGACTTCGCGCCGCGCGCCAAGCACGTGATCTTCCTGTTCATGAACGGGGGCGTGTCGCAGGTCGACACCTTCGACCCCAAGCCCGAGTTAACCAAATACGACGGGAAGCCGATTCCGAACGCCATCAAGACCGAGCGGAAGACCGGCTCGCTCATGAAGTCGCCGTTCAAATTCTCGCGCTACGGGAAGTCCGGTCTCGAGGTCAGCGAGCTGTTCCCCGAGGTGGGGTCGATCGCGGACGACATCTGCGTCATCCGGTCGATGCACACGGAGATCCCGAACCACGAGCCATCACTGCTGATGATGAACACCGGGCACATCCAGCCCGGCCGGCCGTCGATGGGAGCGTGGCTCACGTACGGGCTCGGCACCGAAAACAAAAATCTCCCGGGGTTCGTGGTCCTCTGTCCCGACCAGCCGACGGTGGTCGGGCCGCCGCTTTGGAGCAACGGCTTCCTGCCCGCGATGCACCAGGGCACGTTCATCGCCGACAAGGCGCCGCGGCTCGCGGACGATTTCGACCCCTACGAGTTGATCCCCAACATCCACTCCGACTCGACGTCGCTCGACGACCAGCGACGTGAGGTGGACTTGGTCGAGAAGCTGAACCGTATGCGCATGGCGCGCGTCGGGCCGCACGACGAGGAGCTCGAGGGCGCCATCAAGGCGATGGAGACCGCCTACCGCATGCAGACGGAAGCGCCCGACGTCTTCGACATCCGCAAGGAGAGCGAGGCCACGCAGAAGCTCTACGGCCCGGGAAGCACCGCGCGAGGCTGTCTCATGGCGGTGCGGCTCGTCGCGCAGGGTGTGCGCATGGTGCAGGTCTACTACGCCAAGGGCGACCCTTGGGACCACCACGACGACATCACCAAGCACCGCATCAACGCGAGGCACTCGGACCGGGCATTCGCCGCCGTGGTGAAGGACCTCAAGTCCCGGGGCCTGCTGGACGACACGTTGGTGGTCTGCGGCACCGAGTTCGGACGCACGCCGGTGCTCGAGACCGGCGGTGGTGGCGCCGGCGGCCGAGTCACGAACGGGCGCGACCA
This region of Gemmatimonas groenlandica genomic DNA includes:
- a CDS encoding PSD1 and planctomycete cytochrome C domain-containing protein, whose product is MKPLVTLFASFATAVAASATPLAAQSTDDFFESRVRPVLARQCVECHSEARTRGRLKLTTRAELLTGGKSGPAIVPGDPDASLLIKAVRHQIAKMEMPRDAPPLSPRDIEGLVEWVKMGAPWPESAPRIVLAASVSAEEGGMTPGARIFVSKVRPVLEQKCFACHTSEERGGLRLDSRERVLKGGKRGPAVIPGNPEQSLIIAALRHEREDLRMPRNAAKLSDAEIQGFVEWVQAGAEWAKTEAPIAMQRRAVTKVEREFWSFSPHPVIKVPTPAKSDWAKTDIDRFVLATLEQRGLTPARAADKRTLIRRATYDLIGLPPTRKEVDAFLADTTVVAFKKVVDRLLASEQYGEKWGRHWLDVTRYGEDDTRGLAQDGSGRERYPMAHVYRDWVVDAFNADMPYDTLVMAHLAADQMPEPRRKDLLPALGFLGQGPWYYDLADPPVARADERHDRVDVTTRGFLGLTVGCARCHDHKYDPIGTHDYYAIAGIFNNANYHEYPIADSARADRFKKDKEFIKKLNDGMGEYMRTESDQLARVLTLQVSKYMMAAWRVTAREQLPKERAALEARLDLETLERWIDFLNDPPKHYPFLTDWQAMIAAPVGTTDEAKAEAKKKAQGLADAFQRLLIDVTAEQKKLEEKNKRIIAKGTPLDEVKSIPMPNGFESFFDQHQLELATMDRSRFNLYLDVFAVDLDNELDTFFPKPALLRFNGWGLERQLSRVSADYLASMREEVKRLQKALPDIPFVMGVQDKPKESLDDIALHIRGSPLSLGERVPRGFPLVLQPGTPVVYQEGSGRLQLAQDIAKHPLAARVIVNRVWGWHMGAGIVRTPSNFGFAGARPTNPELLEYLAARFVANGRSIKGLHRDIMLSSVYQMASDHDAKSAAIDPENQYLWRFNRQRLSAEGIRDALLSVSGQLVDSIGGPSLELDDEKNNRRTLYASVSRFQPNIFLQTFDFPSPSLSAERRFATNVPLQSLYFMNSPFVLRQAQALVRRLADSTAATVVAQDSGTGGPAAPRRTALKPMATTSTDTGAAAAGPPPPKRFDDRAMIRAAYPLLYGREAAGEEIELGLAFLANQRASLLVSETAKAAAEAKKAETKKADATKADTTKADTTKADTTKADTTKAAAEAKKDQDLLARRVSMKAWTQYARALFSAAEFRFID
- a CDS encoding DUF1501 domain-containing protein, which encodes MMAFAQMVGASIAEASSSVLSSMGERVIKPDFAPRAKHVIFLFMNGGVSQVDTFDPKPELTKYDGKPIPNAIKTERKTGSLMKSPFKFSRYGKSGLEVSELFPEVGSIADDICVIRSMHTEIPNHEPSLLMMNTGHIQPGRPSMGAWLTYGLGTENKNLPGFVVLCPDQPTVVGPPLWSNGFLPAMHQGTFIADKAPRLADDFDPYELIPNIHSDSTSLDDQRREVDLVEKLNRMRMARVGPHDEELEGAIKAMETAYRMQTEAPDVFDIRKESEATQKLYGPGSTARGCLMAVRLVAQGVRMVQVYYAKGDPWDHHDDITKHRINARHSDRAFAAVVKDLKSRGLLDDTLVVCGTEFGRTPVLETGGGGAGGRVTNGRDHNPYGFSIWLAGGGVKGGMTYGRTDDFGFKVAENPVHIHDMHATILHLLGINHEKLTYSYSGRDFRLTDVAGKVVHDIIA